In Lates calcarifer isolate ASB-BC8 unplaced genomic scaffold, TLL_Latcal_v3 _unitig_423_quiver_1806, whole genome shotgun sequence, a genomic segment contains:
- the LOC108897593 gene encoding trace amine-associated receptor 1-like, translating to MASEVTDNHTDEIHPCYQIDKVSNTLIYTRAAICVFLNIFLGSLCVLTVCGNLLVIISITYFKQLHTPTNYLILSLAVADLLVGVLVLPLTIEFGVISCLYYTTLFCKIQNIFDVTLSTASILNLCFISIDRYYAVCQPLTYRTKINADSAVVMILVTWSFSILIGITLYIVELKLEICQEMCLLEIFLLNALAPFFAFYLPLIIMLCIYLKIFLVAQRQARSIHNTNCQSTKSGATVSKMERKATKTLATVLGAFLMCWLPYFLCYTIQFFSFLSLPVQLLEALICFALSNSMFNPFIYALFYSWFRSAFRMIISGKIFQGDFSNTKLS from the coding sequence ATGGCATCAGAAGTTACTGACAACCACACTGATGAAATACATCCATGTTATCAAATAGATAAGGTCTCTAACACACTGATATACACCCGTGCtgcaatatgtgtttttttaaacattttccttggCTCATTATGTGTACTAACAGTTTGTGGAAACCTTCTTGTAATAATCTCCATCACttacttcaaacagctccacactcctacaaactatcttattctctctctggctgtggctgacctgctTGTTGGTGTTCTAGTCTTACCTCTCACCATAGAATTCGGTGTAATCTCTTGTCTGTATTATACCACTTTATTttgcaaaatacaaaacatcttTGATGTAACACTGAGCACAGCTTCCATTCtgaatttatgttttatttctattgacagatattatgcagtgtgtcagcctctAACATATAGGACCAAGATAAATGCTGACAGTGCTGTAGTCATGATCCTGGTAACATGGAGTTTTTCTATTCTAATTGGCATTACACTTTACATTGTGGAATTAAAACTTGAAATATgtcaagaaatgtgtttgttggaGATTTTCCTTCTAAATGCTTTGGCacctttttttgcattttacctTCCATTGATCATAATGCTCTGTATCTACCTAAAGATTTTCCTTGTGGCACAGAGACAGGCTCGcagcatccacaacacaaactgtcagagcacaaagtctggagcaactgtcagtaagatggagagaaaggccaCCAAAACTCTGGCTACTGTTCTGGGAGCTTTTCTGATGTGTTGGCTTCCTTACTTCCTCTGTTATAccattcagtttttcagttttttgtccCTGCCAGTGCAACTGTTGGAAGCTCTTATCTGCTTTGCGCTGTCCAATTCAATGTTCAATCCATTCATTTATGCcttattttacagctggttcagatcagctttcagaatgatcatatcaggaaaaatatttcagggTGATTTTTCTAACACAAAACTGTCTTGA